A portion of the Deinococcus peraridilitoris DSM 19664 genome contains these proteins:
- the ileS gene encoding isoleucine--tRNA ligase produces the protein MSQKTADTNAPRTGGALFQDVASQPNFRELERGILEFWKERDIFARSVRQGGPEFVFYEGPPTANGQPALHHVLARSFKDLFPRFRSMQGYHVTRKGGWDTHGLPVEISVEKKLGLQGRNHGASREELEEFNRLCRESVWTTIQDWNYFTERLGYWVDLEGAYITYRNAYIESVWNLLRRLWDRGLITQDYKVVPLSPRISTTLSKAELGEEDSYKEVDDPSVYVRFPLKLDTTPSAVREALTSQGVDLEALDGLALVVWTTTPWTLPSNTMAAVNPELTYAVCSSPVGPVIVAEEAVERLSSLRPKEEALSVLATLRGRDMEFWGYSQPFPDVVKELGVEGRMHFVALAEFVSAQDGSGVAHEAPVYGAEDLELSRAYGTPMVFGTDDHGIMQVTHERGQFFKDADKGLIRDLKERGLMYWAGTFRHRYPFHDRTGDPILYFAKPSWYVRTQQMASKLVEQNEKINWVPGNIKHGRFGKWLEGNVDWAISRERYWGTPLPFWVSEDGSDYVCVSSVKELSALAGRDLSELDLHRPYIDDITFERGGQLYRRVPEVLDVWFDSGSMPYAQWHLLLDGGVATSGAAEFERHFPADFICEAIDQTRGWFYSLHTISTLLYDSPAYKNVICLGHIVDEFGKKMSKSKGNVVQPIPLFDAYGADSVRWYMFTASEPGDQKRFSERLVGEAQRNYVNTLWNVYSFFTLYANIDAPRLNEAPPLPERPEIDRWLVSRLEETIRDVTASLETYDARGGARALERFVEELSNWYVRRNRRRFWRGGENQERADSLAAYATLHEALVTISKLSAPFTPFLADALYRNLALSQGAGAPESVHLCDWPVFNAARFDEGLVREMAAVLKVVDLGRAVRGQHNLKTRQPLQRVLLRARSADETAALGRFREQISEELNVKEVELLDQYASVVRYTLRPNLPVVGKQYGKQIPLLRQALAEADSAAVARSVRDGLNFTVNAGEATFELSPDGVLVDAQSPEGLAAAEDAGYLVAFDTALTRALVLEGLARDLVRGVQDARKKAGFAVSDRIELSLQLEGDAREAAQAWRELIAAETLAEQLSLTNEPPASSEYTSEVEGGSAHLRRI, from the coding sequence ATGAGTCAGAAAACAGCGGACACCAACGCCCCCAGAACGGGCGGAGCACTCTTTCAGGACGTGGCATCACAGCCGAACTTTCGCGAGCTTGAACGCGGCATTCTCGAATTCTGGAAGGAGCGTGACATCTTCGCGCGTTCCGTGCGTCAGGGGGGGCCGGAATTCGTGTTTTACGAGGGACCGCCCACCGCCAACGGACAGCCCGCGCTGCACCACGTGCTGGCGCGCTCGTTCAAAGACCTCTTTCCCCGCTTCCGCTCGATGCAGGGCTACCACGTCACCCGCAAGGGCGGCTGGGACACGCACGGTCTGCCCGTCGAGATCAGCGTCGAGAAGAAGCTGGGATTGCAGGGACGCAACCACGGCGCCTCGCGCGAGGAACTCGAAGAATTCAACCGGCTGTGCCGCGAGTCGGTCTGGACGACCATTCAGGACTGGAATTACTTCACCGAGCGCCTCGGTTACTGGGTCGACCTGGAAGGCGCCTACATCACTTACCGCAACGCCTACATCGAGTCGGTATGGAATCTGCTGCGCCGCCTGTGGGACCGGGGCCTGATCACGCAGGACTACAAGGTCGTGCCGCTCAGCCCTCGCATCTCGACGACCCTCTCCAAAGCGGAACTGGGCGAAGAAGACAGCTACAAGGAAGTCGACGACCCCAGCGTCTACGTGCGCTTTCCGCTCAAGCTCGACACCACGCCCAGCGCGGTCCGTGAGGCGCTCACTTCACAAGGCGTGGACCTCGAGGCACTCGACGGGCTCGCGCTGGTCGTGTGGACCACCACGCCGTGGACCCTGCCTTCCAATACCATGGCGGCCGTGAATCCGGAACTCACGTATGCGGTGTGCTCCTCTCCGGTCGGGCCGGTCATCGTGGCCGAGGAGGCCGTCGAGCGCCTGTCGTCGCTGCGCCCGAAAGAGGAGGCCCTGTCGGTACTGGCGACCCTCAGAGGACGGGACATGGAATTCTGGGGCTACAGCCAGCCTTTTCCCGACGTCGTGAAAGAGCTGGGGGTGGAGGGGCGCATGCACTTCGTGGCGCTCGCCGAGTTCGTGAGCGCTCAGGACGGCTCGGGTGTCGCGCACGAAGCGCCCGTCTATGGCGCCGAGGATCTGGAGCTGAGCCGCGCGTACGGAACGCCGATGGTCTTCGGCACCGACGACCACGGCATCATGCAGGTCACGCATGAGCGTGGGCAGTTCTTCAAGGACGCCGACAAGGGCCTGATCCGCGATCTCAAGGAACGCGGGCTGATGTACTGGGCGGGCACGTTCCGTCACCGTTACCCGTTTCACGACCGCACGGGTGACCCGATTCTGTATTTTGCCAAGCCATCGTGGTACGTCCGCACCCAGCAGATGGCCTCCAAGCTGGTCGAGCAGAACGAAAAGATCAACTGGGTGCCGGGCAACATCAAGCATGGCCGTTTCGGCAAATGGCTCGAAGGCAATGTTGACTGGGCCATCAGCCGCGAGCGCTACTGGGGTACGCCTCTCCCCTTCTGGGTCAGCGAGGACGGCAGCGATTACGTCTGTGTGTCGAGCGTGAAAGAACTTTCGGCGCTGGCCGGGCGCGACCTGAGCGAACTCGATCTGCACCGTCCTTACATCGACGACATCACCTTCGAGCGCGGTGGGCAGCTCTACCGGCGCGTTCCGGAGGTGCTTGACGTGTGGTTCGACTCGGGCAGCATGCCTTACGCGCAGTGGCATCTGCTGCTGGACGGCGGCGTGGCGACTTCGGGCGCCGCAGAGTTCGAACGGCATTTCCCGGCCGATTTCATCTGTGAGGCGATCGACCAGACGCGCGGCTGGTTTTACAGCCTGCACACCATCAGCACGCTGCTGTACGACTCGCCGGCCTACAAGAACGTGATCTGCCTGGGGCACATCGTCGACGAATTCGGCAAGAAGATGTCCAAATCCAAGGGCAACGTCGTGCAGCCCATTCCGCTGTTCGACGCATACGGTGCCGACAGCGTGCGCTGGTACATGTTCACCGCCTCTGAGCCAGGTGACCAGAAGCGCTTCTCGGAGCGTCTGGTGGGGGAAGCCCAGCGCAATTACGTCAACACGCTGTGGAACGTGTACAGCTTTTTCACGCTGTACGCCAACATCGACGCTCCGCGTCTGAACGAGGCGCCGCCGTTGCCCGAGCGTCCGGAAATCGACCGCTGGCTCGTGTCACGGTTGGAAGAAACGATTCGCGACGTGACAGCCTCGCTGGAGACGTATGACGCCCGGGGCGGCGCGCGGGCGCTGGAGCGTTTTGTCGAGGAGTTGTCCAACTGGTACGTGCGGCGCAACCGCCGCCGTTTCTGGCGCGGCGGTGAAAACCAGGAGCGCGCCGACTCGCTGGCCGCCTACGCGACGCTACACGAGGCGCTGGTGACCATCAGCAAACTGAGCGCCCCTTTCACGCCCTTCCTGGCGGATGCGCTGTACCGCAACCTGGCCTTGTCGCAAGGCGCCGGCGCACCGGAATCGGTGCATCTGTGCGACTGGCCAGTGTTTAACGCCGCACGCTTCGACGAGGGGCTGGTGCGTGAAATGGCCGCCGTGCTGAAAGTGGTGGATCTTGGCCGGGCCGTGCGCGGCCAGCACAACCTCAAGACCCGCCAGCCGCTGCAGCGGGTGCTGCTGCGTGCCCGGAGCGCCGACGAGACGGCAGCGCTGGGGCGTTTTCGTGAGCAGATCAGCGAAGAGTTGAACGTCAAGGAGGTCGAGCTGCTCGACCAGTACGCTTCCGTGGTGCGCTACACCCTGCGGCCCAACCTGCCGGTGGTGGGTAAGCAGTATGGAAAGCAGATTCCGCTGCTCAGGCAGGCACTGGCCGAAGCGGACAGCGCCGCGGTGGCGCGCTCGGTTCGCGACGGCCTGAATTTTACGGTGAACGCGGGTGAGGCGACTTTCGAACTCTCTCCTGACGGGGTCCTGGTCGACGCGCAGAGCCCGGAGGGACTTGCTGCAGCCGAGGACGCCGGATACCTGGTGGCGTTCGACACCGCCCTGACGCGCGCACTGGTCCTGGAGGGCCTGGCCCGCGATCTGGTGCGCGGTGTGCAGGACGCCCGGAAAAAAGCGGGGTTCGCGGTGTCGGACCGGATCGAGCTTTCACTGCAGCTGGAAGGCGATGCCCGCGAGGCCGCGCAGGCGTGGCGTGAGCTGATAGCCGCCGAGACACTGGCCGAGCAGTTGTCTTTGACGAACGAGCCGCCCGCTTCGTCGGAGTACACCTCGGAGGTCGAGGGCGGCAGCGCTCACCTTCGCCGAATCTGA
- a CDS encoding response regulator transcription factor, which produces MPPLGRVLVVDDEPQLLELLCLTLQINGYAVDAAPDGPRALALARTHTFDVAILDVVMSPWSGFDTAERLRELPQSPRILFLTGLHDQASTERGLELGEAYLTKPFRPAELLARLRAITAPSPDRSGRA; this is translated from the coding sequence GTGCCCCCTTTAGGCCGGGTGCTCGTCGTTGATGACGAGCCTCAACTTCTCGAGTTGCTCTGTCTTACCTTGCAAATCAATGGCTACGCGGTCGACGCGGCGCCTGACGGTCCTCGGGCGCTGGCACTCGCGCGCACGCACACGTTCGATGTGGCGATTCTCGACGTCGTGATGAGTCCCTGGAGCGGTTTTGATACCGCCGAGCGATTGCGTGAGCTTCCGCAGTCGCCTCGCATTCTGTTTCTGACCGGGCTGCACGACCAGGCCAGCACCGAGCGTGGCCTCGAATTGGGCGAGGCGTACCTGACCAAGCCCTTTCGGCCCGCCGAACTGCTCGCGCGTCTGCGCGCCATCACCGCCCCCTCCCCGGACCGCTCCGGGCGGGCCTAG
- the rho gene encoding transcription termination factor Rho, whose product MMDPQTRHEHTRRDESRRAEGRDEGLKFQDLQQKILPELHLIAAGLGIDNYRKLKKDALALAILERQAESQGQALARGFLEIAADGYGFLQDDLLSVESRSVLVSAGLIKQYQLRTGDEVIGRARPPRDNERYGTLQRVEAVNGLDPQAAAARPRFDDLTPTFPDRQLVLEDPLMDDGHALRVVDLLVPIGLGQRGLIVAPPKAGKTTLLKKIANSIVKNYPDITVIVLLVDERPEEVTDFRESVQGAQVVASTFDEPPQNHVRVAEFVHERARRIVEEGGHVVILLDSITRLARANNLVTPPTGRTLSGGLDSNALHWPKRFLGAARNIRGGGSLTILATALVETGSRMDDVIFEEFKGTGNMEMVLSRRLEERRIFPAMDILKSGTRREELLLKPDVLHKTWLLRKVISDMDPAEAMDMMLGRMGKTANNAEFLATLAAR is encoded by the coding sequence ATGATGGACCCTCAGACTCGCCATGAACATACGCGCCGCGACGAATCGCGCCGGGCCGAAGGCCGCGACGAAGGCCTGAAGTTTCAGGACCTGCAGCAGAAGATCCTGCCCGAACTGCACCTGATTGCCGCCGGGCTGGGCATCGACAATTACCGCAAGCTCAAAAAGGACGCGCTGGCCTTGGCCATTCTGGAGCGCCAGGCCGAAAGCCAGGGCCAGGCGCTGGCGCGCGGTTTCCTGGAAATTGCGGCCGACGGCTACGGCTTTCTGCAAGACGACCTGCTGTCCGTCGAGTCGCGCAGCGTGCTGGTTTCGGCGGGTCTGATCAAGCAGTATCAGCTGCGCACGGGTGACGAGGTCATCGGACGCGCCCGGCCCCCCCGTGACAACGAACGCTACGGTACCCTGCAGCGCGTGGAGGCGGTCAACGGCCTCGATCCACAGGCAGCCGCTGCCCGTCCGCGTTTCGACGACCTGACCCCGACTTTTCCCGACCGTCAGCTGGTTCTCGAAGATCCCCTGATGGACGATGGGCACGCCCTGCGGGTGGTCGATCTGCTGGTGCCCATCGGCCTGGGGCAGCGCGGCCTGATCGTCGCGCCTCCCAAAGCGGGCAAGACGACCCTGCTCAAAAAGATCGCCAACAGCATCGTCAAGAATTATCCGGACATCACGGTGATCGTGCTGCTGGTCGACGAACGCCCCGAGGAAGTCACCGACTTTCGGGAAAGCGTGCAGGGCGCACAAGTGGTGGCGAGTACGTTTGACGAGCCGCCCCAGAACCACGTGCGGGTGGCCGAGTTCGTGCACGAGCGGGCACGCCGCATCGTGGAGGAAGGAGGTCACGTGGTGATTCTGCTGGACTCGATCACCCGCCTCGCGCGCGCCAACAACCTGGTCACGCCGCCCACGGGCCGGACGCTGTCGGGGGGGCTCGATTCAAACGCCCTGCATTGGCCCAAGCGGTTTCTGGGTGCGGCCCGCAATATCCGTGGCGGCGGGAGCCTGACCATCCTCGCGACTGCCCTGGTGGAAACCGGTTCGCGCATGGATGACGTGATCTTCGAGGAGTTCAAGGGGACCGGCAACATGGAAATGGTGCTGTCGCGCCGCCTCGAGGAGCGCCGCATCTTTCCGGCCATGGACATCCTCAAGTCCGGCACCCGCCGTGAGGAGCTGCTGCTCAAGCCGGACGTGCTGCACAAGACCTGGCTGCTGCGTAAAGTTATCTCCGACATGGACCCCGCCGAGGCGATGGACATGATGCTGGGCCGCATGGGCAAGACTGCCAACAACGCCGAATTTCTCGCAACGCTTGCCGCGCGCTGA
- the pdxT gene encoding pyridoxal 5'-phosphate synthase glutaminase subunit PdxT — MNIGVLALQGAFREHRRLLEQLGASVREVRLPTDLQGLSGLIIPGGESTTMGKLMLDYGLREPLRAFAAQGHAVWGTCAGAILLARDIRGVPPQFGTQPSLDLLDMTVRRNAFGRQVDSFEESLQIEGLESSFPAVFIRAPVIESVGARVNVLARHQGQIVLVRQGALLASSFHPELTHDTRLHELFLKVARAPLLTPSR, encoded by the coding sequence ATGAACATCGGAGTACTGGCGCTGCAGGGCGCCTTTCGTGAACACCGCAGGTTGCTCGAACAGCTTGGCGCGAGCGTGCGGGAGGTGCGCCTCCCAACTGACCTGCAGGGTCTGTCGGGATTGATCATTCCGGGCGGAGAATCCACCACCATGGGCAAGCTGATGCTCGACTACGGACTGCGCGAACCGTTGCGTGCGTTTGCCGCGCAGGGGCATGCCGTCTGGGGAACCTGCGCGGGCGCCATTCTGCTGGCACGCGACATTCGGGGAGTACCGCCCCAGTTCGGCACGCAGCCCAGCCTTGACCTGCTTGACATGACGGTGCGCCGCAACGCGTTCGGACGTCAGGTCGATTCTTTCGAGGAGTCGCTGCAGATCGAGGGCCTCGAGTCGAGTTTCCCGGCAGTGTTTATCCGCGCGCCGGTGATCGAGTCGGTGGGCGCGCGAGTGAACGTACTGGCACGCCACCAGGGGCAGATCGTGCTGGTTCGGCAAGGCGCCCTGCTCGCCAGCTCCTTTCATCCCGAGCTGACCCACGACACACGGCTGCACGAACTGTTTTTGAAAGTGGCCCGTGCCCCGCTTCTCACGCCCAGCAGATGA
- a CDS encoding alpha/beta fold hydrolase — translation MARRTYEFFAENGRQITSTVSGSGPPLILVHGLSGSRRWWRRNLSAFETHYTVYRLELIGFGYARRQRPVPLAHSAAIIARWMEHAHIERAHVLGHSMGGHICLHLAARFPERVDKLILAATTGLLRGQWWRMALQLPRVAVNGHLDFVPVVTTDALRAGLFNLYRAGRELLSDNTSELLSQVQAETLVISGGRDLLVPPSLGLELCSQLVHGEHVLLERAGHVVMWDAPAEFNEAVLRFLRQPSGDLP, via the coding sequence GTGGCCCGCCGCACCTACGAATTCTTCGCCGAGAACGGCCGTCAGATCACCTCGACGGTGAGCGGCAGCGGCCCGCCGCTCATCCTGGTGCACGGTCTGTCAGGCTCGCGTCGCTGGTGGCGGCGCAATCTCAGCGCCTTTGAAACACATTACACGGTGTACCGGCTGGAACTGATCGGTTTTGGGTACGCGCGGCGTCAGCGTCCGGTGCCGCTGGCGCACAGTGCCGCCATCATCGCGCGCTGGATGGAGCATGCACACATTGAACGGGCTCACGTGCTGGGACACTCGATGGGCGGCCACATCTGTCTGCACCTGGCGGCCCGCTTTCCCGAGCGGGTCGACAAATTGATCCTGGCGGCCACGACCGGGCTGCTGCGCGGTCAATGGTGGCGCATGGCGCTGCAGCTTCCACGCGTCGCCGTCAATGGTCACCTCGACTTCGTGCCCGTCGTGACGACCGACGCACTGCGCGCCGGGCTGTTCAATCTCTACCGTGCCGGGCGCGAACTGCTCAGCGACAATACGAGCGAATTGCTGTCTCAGGTGCAGGCGGAGACCCTGGTGATCTCCGGCGGACGTGACTTGCTGGTGCCACCCTCACTGGGGCTGGAACTCTGCTCGCAACTGGTTCACGGCGAACACGTGCTGCTGGAACGGGCCGGGCACGTGGTGATGTGGGACGCACCCGCCGAATTCAACGAGGCCGTCTTGCGTTTCCTGCGTCAACCGAGCGGAGACCTGCCTTGA
- a CDS encoding peptidoglycan DD-metalloendopeptidase family protein, translated as MVSSLFRPRGLAALALACSLSSASAEISLLPPLDLSSPALTFRLQPESSNERGVVHVTLQQGERARDVAAAYGVGAAELGVDPDRPQPAGAVLRVPLRSGPQARRLPPGVQVYRARAGDTLEKIARRFQMSSLALVSANLERQSLDDLSIGEEIFVPSMSQGLVVRLKDGQDLLQLSRYYGADVVEVARVNAINSPTEVGVGDYVLLPGVQATRHMNELLERRERAQENERRREALARYERYVAYQKGVERRRLQAKYEAQARFERYQRWLRSPERVALQEKYDRQARYQQDLARRAQEKAAALAQAENEKAVTSELQDSALRTPTGVLRRAAFHGGDVSWPMRNFRLTSRFGERDIEFHQQFFHGGIDLAAPYGTPIYAATAGVIHQSGHGDYGLNVWVGSGNAMLIYGHMSRTAVTSGQRVERGQLLGYVGCTGVCTGPHLHFEVRIDNTPVDPIGLLP; from the coding sequence GTGGTTTCTTCTTTATTTCGGCCTCGGGGCCTGGCTGCACTCGCGCTGGCGTGCAGCCTCAGCAGTGCGAGTGCAGAAATTTCACTTTTGCCCCCGCTCGATCTGAGCAGCCCCGCGCTGACCTTTCGGCTGCAACCAGAATCTTCCAACGAACGCGGCGTGGTGCACGTCACCTTGCAACAGGGTGAGCGTGCGCGTGACGTGGCAGCAGCCTACGGCGTGGGCGCGGCGGAACTTGGCGTCGATCCTGACCGGCCCCAGCCCGCCGGCGCCGTGCTGCGTGTGCCGCTGCGCAGCGGGCCACAAGCGCGCCGCCTGCCACCGGGAGTCCAGGTCTACCGGGCGCGAGCGGGCGACACCCTCGAGAAAATCGCGCGCCGGTTTCAAATGTCGAGCCTCGCGCTTGTCAGCGCCAACCTGGAACGCCAGAGCCTCGATGATCTGAGCATTGGCGAGGAAATATTTGTGCCCAGCATGTCCCAGGGGCTGGTGGTGCGCCTCAAGGACGGTCAGGACCTGCTGCAGTTGAGCAGATACTACGGCGCGGACGTGGTCGAGGTCGCGCGCGTCAATGCCATCAATTCGCCCACCGAAGTCGGCGTGGGTGACTATGTGCTGTTGCCCGGGGTCCAGGCCACCCGCCATATGAACGAACTGCTGGAGCGGCGCGAGCGCGCGCAGGAAAACGAGCGTCGGCGTGAAGCGCTCGCTCGCTATGAGCGTTATGTCGCCTACCAAAAGGGCGTCGAGCGCCGACGTCTGCAGGCCAAATACGAAGCGCAGGCCCGTTTCGAGCGCTATCAGCGGTGGCTCAGGAGTCCCGAGCGGGTGGCCCTGCAGGAAAAATACGACCGTCAGGCTCGCTACCAGCAGGACCTGGCTCGCCGGGCACAGGAAAAAGCGGCCGCCCTGGCGCAGGCAGAGAATGAAAAAGCTGTCACATCCGAGTTGCAGGACAGCGCCCTGCGCACCCCTACCGGGGTACTGCGCCGTGCCGCCTTTCACGGTGGTGACGTGTCGTGGCCCATGCGGAATTTTCGCCTGACCTCACGTTTCGGCGAGCGCGACATCGAGTTTCACCAGCAGTTTTTTCATGGTGGCATCGATCTCGCGGCACCGTATGGTACGCCCATCTACGCCGCGACGGCCGGGGTCATTCATCAGAGCGGACACGGTGATTACGGGCTCAATGTCTGGGTCGGCAGTGGCAACGCGATGCTCATCTACGGCCACATGAGCCGTACGGCCGTCACCAGCGGTCAGCGCGTGGAACGGGGTCAACTGCTGGGATACGTCGGGTGCACGGGTGTATGCACCGGGCCGCACCTGCACTTCGAGGTGCGCATCGATAATACGCCCGTTGATCCCATCGGTTTGTTACCATGA
- the pdxS gene encoding pyridoxal 5'-phosphate synthase lyase subunit PdxS, translated as MDTGTSRVKTGFAEMFKNGVIMDVVTPDQARIAEAAGATAVMALERVPADIRVQGGVARMSDPEMIKGIIEAVSIPVMAKVRIGHFVEAQILQAIGVDFIDESEVLTPADESYHIDKAPFKVPFVCGAKNLGEALRRVGEGASMIRTKGEAGTGNVVEAVRHARTVLGEIRAIQARPVEELMTVARDLQAPYDLVRFVHEHGKLPVVNFAAGGVATPADAALMMQLGLDGVFVGSGIFKSGDPEKRARAIVKAVTHFNNPDVLAEVSENLGEPMVGINLDHLLPEEKLASRGW; from the coding sequence ATGGATACAGGTACTTCTCGTGTAAAGACCGGCTTCGCGGAAATGTTCAAGAACGGCGTGATCATGGACGTGGTCACCCCTGATCAGGCCCGCATCGCGGAAGCGGCCGGAGCGACTGCCGTGATGGCCCTCGAACGGGTTCCCGCCGATATTCGCGTGCAGGGTGGTGTGGCGCGCATGAGCGACCCTGAGATGATCAAAGGCATCATCGAGGCCGTGAGCATTCCGGTCATGGCCAAGGTGCGCATCGGGCACTTCGTGGAAGCGCAGATTCTGCAGGCCATCGGCGTGGACTTTATCGACGAATCCGAAGTGCTCACCCCGGCCGACGAGAGTTACCACATCGACAAGGCTCCCTTCAAGGTGCCCTTCGTCTGCGGTGCCAAGAACCTCGGCGAAGCACTGCGACGTGTAGGCGAGGGGGCCAGCATGATCCGGACCAAAGGAGAGGCCGGCACGGGAAATGTCGTCGAAGCCGTTCGCCACGCCCGGACCGTGCTGGGTGAGATCCGGGCCATTCAGGCCCGTCCGGTTGAGGAACTCATGACAGTGGCGCGCGATTTGCAGGCGCCGTACGACCTGGTGCGTTTCGTGCACGAGCACGGCAAGCTGCCGGTCGTGAATTTCGCCGCCGGCGGTGTGGCCACGCCTGCCGACGCCGCGCTGATGATGCAGCTCGGCCTCGACGGCGTGTTCGTCGGCAGCGGAATTTTCAAAAGCGGTGACCCGGAGAAGCGCGCACGCGCGATCGTGAAGGCCGTGACGCACTTCAATAACCCCGACGTGCTGGCCGAGGTGAGCGAGAACCTCGGCGAACCGATGGTGGGAATCAACCTCGACCATCTGCTGCCCGAGGAGAAGCTCGCGTCACGCGGCTGGTAA
- a CDS encoding methyltransferase domain-containing protein, producing the protein MPWNPDLYHRFQEARSAPFFDLVALVKGEPVQAVDLGCGTGELTCRLADQLPASLITGLDSSPDMLARAYTQRHARVTFQLGRIEDFAEPADLIFSNAALQWLSDHPALITRLWKLLRPGGQLAVQVPSNHDHPSHRLLAETARKEPFAGALHGWTRQGSAPVGRQSPVLGIVEYAELLFGLGARQITAFEKIYPVVLDGADGVLDWVSGTALVPYLERLPMELQDPFREAYRARLWREWPGGPVFYAFKRTLFSAHKP; encoded by the coding sequence ATGCCCTGGAATCCCGACCTGTATCACCGCTTTCAGGAGGCACGTTCTGCGCCTTTCTTCGATCTGGTGGCGCTCGTGAAAGGCGAGCCGGTGCAAGCCGTTGATCTGGGCTGTGGTACCGGCGAGCTGACCTGCCGACTTGCCGACCAGTTGCCAGCAAGCCTCATCACCGGTCTGGACAGTTCTCCGGACATGCTGGCGCGCGCCTACACGCAGCGCCACGCCCGGGTCACCTTCCAACTCGGTCGCATCGAGGATTTCGCCGAACCGGCCGACCTGATTTTTTCAAATGCGGCCCTGCAGTGGCTTTCCGACCATCCAGCGTTGATCACCCGGTTATGGAAGCTGCTGCGACCGGGCGGCCAGCTGGCCGTGCAGGTCCCCTCGAACCACGACCATCCTTCACACCGGCTGCTCGCCGAGACAGCGCGGAAAGAGCCCTTTGCGGGCGCCCTGCATGGTTGGACCCGTCAGGGCAGCGCGCCGGTGGGACGTCAATCGCCCGTGCTCGGCATCGTCGAATACGCCGAACTGCTGTTCGGGCTGGGCGCCCGACAGATCACCGCGTTTGAAAAAATCTATCCGGTGGTGCTCGATGGCGCCGACGGCGTGCTCGACTGGGTCTCCGGAACGGCCCTCGTGCCGTACCTTGAGCGCCTGCCGATGGAACTCCAAGACCCGTTCCGTGAAGCCTACCGCGCGCGGCTGTGGCGCGAGTGGCCCGGCGGCCCGGTCTTTTATGCCTTCAAACGCACGCTGTTCTCAGCACACAAGCCGTAA